The following DNA comes from bacterium.
GATTAGCTCTAAATGAGGGTGGCAAATATGAATTAACTAAGGCGGGAATACTTCTTTTTGGTAAAAATCCGTCTGTTATTCTTAAAAGTAAGTGCGGAATAAAAATTTCTCATTACTATGGAACAAAGCCAACATATACCGATAAACCGAATTTTGTAAATCGACCGTTTACGATAGAAGGACCGCTAATAAAGCAAATAGAACAAGCCATTGAATATTTTAGCAGTGTTGTTAAAAAGTCTCCGCCAAAGTTAATTGGCGCTTCTTTTGTTCCGACCTTTTTAATACCGGAATGGGCATTTCAAGAAGCAATAACTAATGCGGTTATCCATCGCAATTATTTTGTGCAAGACGATATTCAGGTTAGATTTTTTGATGATCGGGTTGAAATAGAAAGTCCAGGCACATACCCTGGTCATATTACAGTTGACAATATTAGATCGGAAAGATTTTCAAGAAACCCCTTGATTTTAAGAACACTAAATCGTTTTCAGATTGCTCCTAATTTGGATATTGGTGAGGGCGTTGATCGCATGTTTAAGGTAATGAAAGAACAAAATTTATATGAACCGTTGTATTTTCCGCCGACCTTAAGGCCAAATTCCGTATTATTGATTTTATTAAATTTACACAAAGTCCAATATTGGGATACTGTCAGTAAATACGTAGACGAGAATTATCGAATTACAAACAAGAAAGCTCGCGAAATAACCGGTTTAAATGATGTGTTAAAAATGTCTAGGCTTTTAAAGGCATGGGTTGATAAAGGATTACTTGAAAAAATTGGATTGGCAAAAAAAGATAGCTATTATAGAAAGCCGGGTCAAGAAATACCTAAGCGTTTATTTTCAACAGGTATTGATAATAAAATAAAAAATAGGTAATTATCCTTTGTTTATGCAGGTTTTCTTTAATGTCATTTTCACAGCTTTTAAAATTCAAATTCTCCAAAAAGCTAGGCTTTTTAAAATAATTTTATACGGATACAAAATTTTCAAAAGATTCAATCAAACCCAAAATCGCGGAAATTTTTGAGCAATATTTCGCAAAAATCGGACATTGTAATATCTCGACTGAATTTTCTTGCCATGGCATAAATTTTCAGTTACAGTAATTTATTTTTAAAATGATTTTACCTAAAATTTTTAAAAAGAAAGATATTGAGAAGCCAAACGCAATATATGTGTTTATTGATGCGTCGAATTTATGGCAGGCGCAAAAGGCCAAAGGAAAAATGTTTGATTATCAGAAGTTGAAAATATTTTTGAAAATAAAATTTGGCGCTTCCGAGATTCAAGTATTTTATTATACCGCCTATCCCGCCAAAGGAACGCGAGATTACTGCCTTGACGGCAGACATAAGTTTTTTACCTATTTAAAGAAAGGGCTTGGATTTATTGTGAGAAAGAAAGAA
Coding sequences within:
- a CDS encoding ATP-binding protein; its protein translation is MNDNDLLKIFLAAQEWQTFECKRAAIKPADLLETAVAFANADGGLVVIGLEDSMKAQGEKRFIGISENASNVSDFLKLLEKEIEPPLMLWGKFELDITNTQGKADKLVVINIKKSNDVHSLKRGDTFVRKGHQNVKIGSTEIIRLKYEKGAIKFENEKSDIGQLNDLNRDLFEQYKKDTSSSGLDDWQFLKDNGLALNEGGKYELTKAGILLFGKNPSVILKSKCGIKISHYYGTKPTYTDKPNFVNRPFTIEGPLIKQIEQAIEYFSSVVKKSPPKLIGASFVPTFLIPEWAFQEAITNAVIHRNYFVQDDIQVRFFDDRVEIESPGTYPGHITVDNIRSERFSRNPLILRTLNRFQIAPNLDIGEGVDRMFKVMKEQNLYEPLYFPPTLRPNSVLLILLNLHKVQYWDTVSKYVDENYRITNKKAREITGLNDVLKMSRLLKAWVDKGLLEKIGLAKKDSYYRKPGQEIPKRLFSTGIDNKIKNR